The following proteins are encoded in a genomic region of Dyadobacter sp. UC 10:
- a CDS encoding MBL fold metallo-hydrolase RNA specificity domain-containing protein, with the protein MKLTFWGAAQQVTGSMFLLESDDYRILIDCGSDFDLDEIGRKNRYEEQKGVFPFEPSLINTVLLTHAHIDHSGNIPNLYKEGFEGRVVCTEPTLALTSLLLKDAANLHQKRLNARLGSKKRGKKQREVPKDYYVEKHVLEAMDNFVPVSFGQRYRIADNVTVTFYAAGHLLGAAHIVVEVYENGEKKRLCFSGDIGRKNYPLLIDPQEVPQVDYLICESTYGNRLHENTASPVEALADVIKRTCIDIPGRLIIPSFSVGRTQALLYTLNKLYLDKSFPYIKVFSDSPLAHSSTKVYQKHGRMLNKEARSFQEDNDMLFDFENLIYLESSDASRAVSNYNEPCIIISSSGMVQGGRVEQHVEANIGNPYATILMIGYASEGTLGWRLLNGQDTISIRGKQLPVLANIEKIDVFSGHGDQNDLLKFVKMQDPEKLKGIFLVHGEQQSMADFQSKIQEIGYNTVEIPLRGRTYEL; encoded by the coding sequence ATGAAATTGACATTTTGGGGAGCTGCACAACAAGTGACCGGTAGCATGTTCCTGTTGGAATCGGATGATTACCGGATTTTGATTGACTGCGGCTCAGATTTTGACCTGGACGAAATTGGCAGGAAAAACAGATATGAAGAGCAAAAAGGCGTATTTCCGTTTGAACCAAGTCTGATCAACACAGTACTTTTAACGCACGCTCACATTGATCACTCAGGCAACATTCCTAATTTATACAAAGAGGGTTTCGAAGGCCGCGTAGTTTGTACCGAGCCTACGCTTGCCCTAACCTCGCTCCTGCTCAAAGACGCCGCCAACCTGCACCAGAAACGATTGAATGCGCGGCTGGGATCCAAAAAGCGCGGCAAGAAACAGCGGGAAGTTCCAAAGGATTATTATGTTGAAAAGCATGTACTGGAAGCGATGGACAATTTTGTGCCCGTTTCTTTCGGCCAGCGCTACCGCATTGCTGATAATGTAACTGTTACCTTTTACGCTGCGGGACATTTGCTCGGTGCGGCGCATATTGTGGTCGAGGTTTATGAAAACGGCGAAAAGAAACGGCTTTGCTTTTCGGGGGATATCGGCAGAAAAAACTATCCACTATTGATTGATCCTCAGGAAGTTCCACAGGTAGATTACCTGATCTGCGAATCAACTTACGGGAACAGGCTGCACGAAAATACCGCCTCGCCGGTGGAAGCACTGGCGGATGTGATCAAGCGTACCTGCATTGATATTCCGGGACGGCTGATCATTCCTTCTTTTAGCGTGGGCCGCACACAGGCGTTACTTTATACGCTTAACAAGCTTTATCTCGATAAATCCTTTCCTTACATCAAAGTATTCTCAGATAGCCCGCTCGCGCACAGCAGTACGAAGGTTTACCAAAAGCACGGCCGGATGCTTAATAAAGAAGCGCGGAGTTTTCAGGAGGACAATGATATGCTTTTTGATTTTGAGAATCTGATTTACCTGGAAAGCTCGGACGCCAGCCGGGCAGTGTCGAATTATAATGAACCGTGCATTATCATCTCTTCATCAGGAATGGTGCAGGGTGGACGGGTGGAACAGCATGTGGAGGCCAATATCGGGAATCCTTATGCTACTATTTTGATGATCGGTTATGCTTCCGAAGGCACATTGGGATGGCGGCTGCTTAACGGGCAGGATACCATCTCGATACGTGGAAAGCAGCTGCCTGTCTTGGCTAATATTGAAAAAATTGACGTATTTAGCGGCCACGGAGATCAGAACGATCTCTTGAAGTTTGTAAAAATGCAGGACCCTGAGAAGCTGAAAGGCATTTTCCTCGTTCACGGAGAGCAGCAAAGCATGGCTGATTTCCAGTCTAAAATTCAAGAAATTGGCTATAATACGGTAGAGATACCGCTACGGGGACGGACTTACGAACTCTGA
- a CDS encoding sigma-54-dependent transcriptional regulator, with protein MLLIVDDDIAIRTSLALLLKKEGFSVQGAGSPEEAFEVLRTVRPELILLDLNFSIETSGKEGMQLLQRIKKSYPAIPVILITGWGTIDLAVKGMKEGATDFITKPWQNEYLIQSVRTILNLAAQEPQSDSRRKLEQKYHFENIVGQDAKLLDILGTVGRVAATDAPVLITGESGTGKELIAEAIHSNSKRKARPFVKVNLGGISSTLFESELFGHVRGAFTDAKSDRLGRFEMAHKGSIFLDEIGELDLSSQVKLLRVLQERTFEPLGSSKSRTVDVRIICATNRNLEEMVANGTFREDLYYRINLITVKLPALRERPDDIPLLSGFFVNNLKIIYQRPDITISPAALKWLKTLQLQGNIRQLKNLVERTVLLSSKDVLDIADFQKNLTVGQSAAAKNLPEVGSVTLEEMEYQMIARAMQFHQNKISKVARSLGITRFALYRRLEKYGISFDPDEQ; from the coding sequence ATGCTTCTTATAGTCGACGATGATATTGCGATCCGGACTTCTCTTGCACTACTTTTAAAAAAGGAAGGGTTTTCTGTGCAGGGTGCGGGCTCGCCCGAGGAGGCGTTTGAAGTGCTGCGGACGGTCAGGCCTGAACTGATTTTATTAGATCTTAACTTTTCCATTGAAACTTCAGGGAAAGAGGGAATGCAGCTTTTGCAGCGTATTAAAAAGAGTTATCCCGCCATTCCGGTGATCCTGATCACAGGCTGGGGGACGATTGATCTGGCGGTAAAGGGAATGAAGGAAGGCGCGACCGACTTTATCACCAAACCCTGGCAGAATGAATATCTGATCCAGTCGGTGCGGACTATTTTGAACCTGGCTGCTCAGGAGCCGCAGTCTGACAGCCGCCGTAAGCTCGAACAAAAATACCATTTCGAAAATATCGTAGGACAGGATGCCAAGCTACTCGATATCCTTGGGACGGTGGGCCGGGTGGCAGCTACCGACGCGCCCGTCCTGATCACCGGCGAAAGCGGTACCGGGAAAGAGCTGATCGCAGAGGCAATCCATTCAAATAGCAAACGAAAGGCGAGGCCATTTGTGAAAGTGAACCTGGGTGGAATTTCATCTACCTTATTTGAAAGTGAGCTGTTCGGGCACGTGAGAGGCGCATTTACCGATGCCAAGTCGGATCGCCTGGGCCGGTTTGAAATGGCACATAAAGGTTCGATTTTTCTGGACGAAATAGGGGAGCTCGATCTGTCGAGCCAGGTGAAATTACTTCGGGTATTGCAGGAACGCACATTTGAACCGCTGGGCAGCAGCAAGAGCCGGACGGTTGATGTGCGGATCATCTGCGCTACCAACCGGAATCTGGAAGAAATGGTCGCCAACGGTACTTTCCGCGAAGATCTTTATTACCGCATTAACCTGATTACAGTAAAGCTGCCCGCATTGCGCGAGCGCCCCGACGATATCCCCTTACTGTCAGGTTTTTTTGTAAATAACCTGAAAATCATCTACCAGCGACCCGATATCACGATCAGTCCGGCGGCACTCAAATGGCTCAAAACGTTGCAGTTACAGGGTAATATCAGGCAATTGAAAAACCTGGTGGAACGTACCGTCCTGCTTTCGTCAAAAGATGTGCTGGACATTGCGGATTTTCAAAAGAACCTGACGGTCGGACAATCGGCGGCTGCGAAAAATTTACCGGAAGTCGGATCGGTCACTTTGGAAGAAATGGAATACCAGATGATCGCCAGGGCAATGCAATTTCATCAGAACAAAATCAGTAAGGTGGCGCGGTCGCTCGGGATCACCCGGTTTGCATTGTACCGCAGACTGGAAAAATACGGTATCTCTTTCGATCCGGACGAGCAATGA
- a CDS encoding sensor histidine kinase, whose amino-acid sequence MKISTRTKYIGYITVLHLVLIGLVYKILAQDKLLFIVSEVFLLLSAVVSIQLYRNFMQPIQFVKSGIEAIKDKDFSIKFVPTGKGEIDTLIEVYNLMIDQLREERTRLYEQHFFLEKLIEASPISIIILDYDNRIESLNLKAKAHFGKQADDLVGKELGDTAQSILEELVNMQDGDSRVVKTNGVVTFKVQRSHFMDKGFKRSFLMIEELTNEILESEKNAYGKVIRMMAHEVNNTLGATDSILQTTQHILPDAEYQDLKEALGIASERNQRLTRFMRNFADVVRLPLPVKAPANVGKLVKDVSIFMEPAAADKGIKMHLFLSEYDVIKMLDLGQIEHVLVNIIKNAIEACVAGNHVELYVSESGIVIRNNGNPIDSDAKLFNPFFSTKKDGQGIGLTLTREILVNHGFGFSLRTGEDGWTAFTIEMPV is encoded by the coding sequence ATGAAAATCTCTACACGGACTAAATACATCGGTTATATAACGGTACTGCACCTGGTGCTGATCGGCCTTGTGTATAAAATACTGGCTCAGGATAAGCTGCTGTTTATCGTATCGGAGGTGTTCCTGTTGCTTTCAGCCGTGGTTTCCATTCAGTTATACCGCAATTTTATGCAACCTATCCAATTTGTGAAATCAGGGATCGAGGCAATCAAGGACAAAGACTTCTCGATTAAATTTGTGCCTACCGGGAAAGGCGAGATCGACACTTTAATCGAAGTTTATAATCTGATGATCGATCAGCTTCGGGAAGAACGGACGCGGCTCTATGAGCAGCATTTCTTTCTGGAAAAGTTAATTGAGGCTTCACCTATTTCGATTATTATCCTGGATTATGATAACCGCATTGAATCACTTAATCTCAAAGCGAAGGCTCATTTTGGCAAACAGGCTGACGATCTCGTCGGCAAGGAATTAGGAGATACTGCGCAATCCATTCTGGAAGAGCTGGTTAATATGCAGGATGGCGATTCTCGCGTGGTGAAGACCAATGGTGTCGTGACTTTCAAGGTGCAGCGGTCGCATTTTATGGATAAAGGTTTCAAAAGGTCGTTTTTAATGATTGAGGAACTGACCAATGAAATACTGGAATCTGAAAAAAATGCCTATGGAAAAGTGATCAGGATGATGGCGCATGAGGTGAACAATACCCTCGGCGCGACGGATTCGATCTTACAAACCACGCAACACATCCTGCCTGACGCAGAGTACCAGGATTTGAAAGAGGCATTGGGTATTGCTTCGGAGAGAAACCAGCGCCTGACGCGTTTTATGCGCAATTTTGCGGATGTAGTGAGGCTGCCTTTGCCGGTCAAAGCTCCGGCCAATGTGGGGAAACTTGTAAAAGACGTTTCTATCTTCATGGAACCGGCAGCGGCTGATAAAGGGATTAAAATGCATTTGTTTCTGTCAGAATACGACGTTATCAAAATGCTTGACCTGGGCCAAATCGAGCATGTCCTTGTTAATATTATCAAGAATGCGATTGAAGCGTGCGTTGCAGGCAATCATGTCGAGTTGTATGTTTCAGAATCAGGGATAGTGATCCGAAATAACGGGAACCCTATTGATAGTGATGCGAAACTTTTTAATCCTTTTTTCAGCACTAAGAAAGACGGACAGGGTATAGGGCTGACACTGACCAGAGAGATTCTCGTAAATCACGGATTTGGTTTCTCACTGCGTACCGGTGAAGACGGATGGACAGCATTTACCATTGAAATGCCTGTCTGA
- a CDS encoding HAD family hydrolase yields the protein MKNTRIKNIIFDLGDVILNIDVPVASRSFAELSGREQSEILAIFNENEIFRQFETGSLDEAGFRNFIREILDFPDLSDEAIDTAWNSLLLDLPPERVDLLKKLAADYRLFLLSNTSSIHITQVNKILKASTGIEKLEDLFETVFLSYEMGVMKPNPLIYQKVLDQAGIKAEETLFLDDNYDNIQAAAKLGIETIHVQKPDTILEYLKDYAV from the coding sequence ATGAAAAACACCCGAATAAAGAATATCATTTTTGATCTGGGCGATGTCATTCTGAATATTGATGTGCCAGTGGCTTCCAGGTCATTTGCTGAATTGAGCGGTAGGGAACAGAGTGAAATTCTTGCTATCTTCAATGAAAACGAGATATTCCGGCAGTTTGAGACAGGATCACTGGATGAAGCGGGATTCAGAAATTTTATCCGTGAAATCCTGGACTTTCCTGATCTGTCCGACGAAGCAATCGACACGGCCTGGAACAGCCTGCTGCTGGACCTGCCGCCGGAGAGGGTTGATCTTTTGAAGAAGCTGGCTGCCGATTACAGGTTGTTCCTGCTCAGCAATACCAGCTCTATTCATATTACCCAGGTAAACAAAATACTGAAAGCCTCGACCGGAATTGAAAAACTTGAGGATCTTTTCGAAACCGTTTTCCTATCCTACGAAATGGGCGTTATGAAACCTAATCCGTTGATATACCAAAAAGTACTCGATCAGGCAGGCATCAAAGCCGAAGAAACTTTGTTCCTCGATGATAACTACGATAACATTCAAGCTGCCGCTAAACTTGGCATTGAAACCATTCACGTTCAAAAGCCTGACACCATTCTGGAATATCTGAAAGATTATGCAGTCTAG
- a CDS encoding phosphotriesterase family protein: MSGVAINRFSRRKFLKAAGAAPLILMDFKAQNAFINTVDGKIKPAELGPALIHEHVLVDFIGADKISSDRWQHEDVIKKVLPYLLEVKKKGIKSIVECTPAFIGRDVRLLQKLAVASGLKLVTNTGYYGASDNKYLPAWAFTETAEALAARWISEYENGIDGTNVKPGFIKTGVNSGPLSALHQKLVTAAALTHLKTGLTICSHTGPALPANQEIEILKKLGVDPKAFVWVHANGTREEIVNTAKSGCWVSLDGIGDEDKSVTANGELILFLKKEGFFNQLLISHDAGWYRPGEPGGGEFRGYTTISDKVIPYLKANGLREKEVQQLMVHNPANAFTVSVRKL; encoded by the coding sequence ATGAGCGGCGTGGCGATAAACCGTTTCTCCCGCAGAAAATTCCTGAAAGCGGCAGGAGCTGCGCCATTGATTCTGATGGATTTCAAGGCTCAAAATGCATTCATCAATACCGTTGACGGAAAAATAAAACCGGCTGAACTCGGCCCTGCATTGATCCATGAACATGTACTGGTCGATTTTATCGGCGCAGACAAAATTTCGTCCGATCGCTGGCAGCATGAGGATGTGATTAAAAAAGTGCTGCCTTATTTACTCGAAGTAAAAAAGAAAGGTATCAAAAGTATAGTCGAATGCACACCTGCCTTTATCGGTCGCGATGTCAGATTGCTTCAAAAATTAGCAGTAGCTTCCGGACTTAAACTGGTTACCAATACCGGCTATTACGGCGCTTCCGACAACAAATACCTGCCTGCATGGGCATTTACAGAAACTGCCGAAGCGCTCGCGGCCCGCTGGATATCAGAATACGAAAACGGGATCGATGGAACGAATGTAAAACCGGGATTTATCAAAACCGGCGTGAATAGCGGCCCTCTTTCTGCATTACATCAAAAGCTGGTTACCGCCGCTGCACTGACACACCTCAAAACCGGACTGACCATTTGCTCACACACGGGCCCGGCACTTCCTGCCAACCAGGAAATTGAAATATTGAAAAAACTGGGTGTCGATCCGAAAGCATTCGTCTGGGTGCACGCAAACGGAACGCGCGAAGAGATTGTGAATACTGCTAAAAGTGGCTGTTGGGTGAGTCTGGATGGAATTGGTGACGAGGATAAAAGTGTTACCGCAAACGGCGAGCTTATTTTATTTCTTAAAAAAGAAGGCTTTTTCAACCAGCTGCTCATTTCACACGACGCCGGCTGGTATCGTCCGGGAGAGCCCGGGGGCGGCGAATTCCGAGGCTACACGACCATTTCCGACAAGGTTATCCCCTATTTAAAAGCGAATGGCTTACGCGAAAAGGAAGTGCAGCAGTTGATGGTGCACAATCCGGCGAATGCATTTACAGTAAGCGTCAGGAAATTATAG
- a CDS encoding acetyl-CoA carboxylase carboxyltransferase subunit alpha, which translates to MRTYLDFEKPMAELERKLEEMKTLAQENNVDFSDAISLLENNITNLRKEIFENLTRWQRVQLSRHPDRPYTLDYIELICDEFIELHGDRQVRDDPAIIGGLANVGGQSFMLIGQQKGRNTKQRQHRNFGMPNPEGYRKALRLMKLAEKFNKPIVTLIDTPGAFPGMEAEERGQGEAIARNLKEMFMLKVPVICIVIGEGASGGALGIAIGDRVLMLENTWYSVISPENCSAILWRSWDFKEQAAEAMKITARDMKKNKLIDGIISEPLGGAHLDHNWMAEELKRVILENINELNTISEQDRIDQRIDKFCAMGVVVE; encoded by the coding sequence ATGAGAACATACCTGGATTTCGAAAAACCTATGGCCGAGCTAGAACGTAAGCTCGAAGAAATGAAGACATTGGCACAAGAAAACAATGTAGATTTTTCGGACGCCATTTCCTTGCTGGAAAACAATATCACAAATCTTCGAAAAGAAATATTTGAAAACCTCACGCGCTGGCAGCGTGTGCAGCTTTCCCGCCACCCTGACCGTCCCTACACGCTCGACTATATTGAGCTGATCTGCGACGAATTCATTGAACTTCATGGCGACCGTCAGGTGCGCGACGATCCGGCTATTATCGGTGGTTTGGCCAATGTAGGCGGACAGTCTTTTATGCTGATTGGTCAGCAAAAAGGCCGCAATACTAAGCAGCGCCAGCACAGGAACTTTGGTATGCCCAATCCGGAAGGTTACCGCAAAGCATTGCGGTTGATGAAGCTGGCTGAGAAATTCAATAAGCCTATCGTAACACTAATAGACACGCCGGGCGCATTTCCCGGAATGGAGGCAGAGGAACGCGGACAAGGTGAAGCAATCGCCCGCAACCTGAAAGAAATGTTCATGCTGAAAGTGCCCGTAATCTGTATCGTGATCGGCGAAGGTGCTTCGGGAGGTGCATTAGGAATCGCGATCGGAGACCGGGTGTTGATGCTTGAAAATACCTGGTATTCAGTCATTTCTCCCGAAAACTGCTCGGCAATCCTTTGGAGAAGCTGGGATTTCAAAGAGCAGGCGGCAGAGGCAATGAAAATTACTGCCCGCGATATGAAGAAAAACAAGCTCATCGACGGTATTATCTCTGAACCTCTTGGCGGTGCTCATCTCGACCATAACTGGATGGCGGAAGAACTGAAAAGGGTTATTCTAGAAAATATCAACGAACTAAACACGATCAGCGAGCAGGACAGGATCGATCAAAGAATCGACAAGTTCTGCGCAATGGGAGTGGTTGTTGAATAG
- a CDS encoding site-2 protease family protein: MQSSARTYLIQGILFIVTVVTTTMAGAEWMFGNIFSFVYNFFASLGDVDPAITAEAQSKLLGWPQFLQGFHFSIPFLAILTIHEFGHYFVAKAHHVKVTLPFYIPLWFGIPQSIGTMGAFIRIKSVVTSRLKFFDIGIAGPLAGFIAALAVLWYGFTHLPPAEYIFTIHPEYARYGFSYPQFVYENASGNLILGDNILFWLFKNYVADPSLLPHPNEMVHYPYIFAGYLALFFTSLNLIPIGQLDGGHILYGLIGKKKFNVVAPVLFGFFAFYAGLGLFTAESFATGNDAIFYEQLIYLTIYIYLLYICFKRVSEINATAFMISLIIVVAQFAVSYFRPEWEGSTGFLPFVFILGRFLGIKHPETEQNEPLDAPRIILGVCALIIFVISFSPNPFIIVE, from the coding sequence ATGCAGTCTAGCGCGCGTACCTATTTGATTCAGGGAATTTTATTCATTGTTACCGTCGTAACGACCACAATGGCCGGTGCCGAATGGATGTTTGGTAATATTTTCTCTTTTGTTTACAATTTTTTCGCTTCGCTGGGTGACGTTGATCCTGCTATCACTGCGGAAGCGCAGTCTAAATTGTTGGGCTGGCCGCAATTTTTACAAGGCTTTCACTTTTCAATACCTTTTCTTGCTATTCTCACGATCCACGAGTTTGGCCACTATTTCGTCGCAAAAGCGCACCACGTGAAGGTTACCCTGCCGTTTTACATTCCGCTGTGGTTTGGGATACCTCAGAGTATCGGGACAATGGGCGCCTTTATCCGCATTAAATCTGTGGTCACGTCCCGTCTCAAATTTTTCGATATCGGAATTGCGGGTCCATTGGCCGGTTTTATAGCGGCTCTGGCCGTTCTATGGTACGGTTTCACGCATTTGCCGCCCGCTGAGTACATTTTTACGATACATCCTGAATACGCCCGCTACGGATTCAGCTACCCCCAGTTCGTTTACGAAAATGCGAGTGGCAACCTGATTTTAGGTGATAATATTCTTTTCTGGCTGTTCAAAAATTACGTAGCAGACCCCTCGCTACTGCCGCATCCCAATGAAATGGTGCATTATCCGTACATTTTTGCGGGTTACCTGGCGCTTTTTTTTACTTCCCTGAACCTGATCCCAATAGGCCAGCTCGATGGCGGGCATATTTTATATGGATTGATCGGTAAGAAAAAATTCAATGTGGTAGCGCCTGTACTGTTCGGCTTTTTCGCATTTTATGCAGGCCTCGGCCTTTTCACCGCTGAATCTTTCGCGACAGGTAACGATGCCATTTTTTACGAACAACTCATTTATCTCACGATTTACATTTACCTGCTCTATATCTGTTTCAAAAGGGTAAGTGAAATCAACGCTACGGCCTTTATGATCAGTTTGATTATTGTGGTGGCGCAATTTGCAGTTTCGTATTTCCGTCCGGAGTGGGAAGGATCCACGGGTTTTCTGCCTTTTGTATTCATTCTCGGTCGCTTTCTGGGCATCAAGCATCCTGAAACCGAACAAAATGAACCGCTCGATGCACCCCGCATTATCCTGGGAGTCTGCGCCCTGATCATCTTTGTCATTTCTTTCAGTCCCAACCCTTTTATCATCGTCGAGTAA